From the Rhea pennata isolate bPtePen1 chromosome 12, bPtePen1.pri, whole genome shotgun sequence genome, the window ATAGGGAGATCTTGCATGTAGTTGTAGATTTTTAAAGTCATCTACCTTTCTATGTTTCAGAGATCATTCttaaataaacatatatatatatatagcctGCTCCCTCTTCTTAATTGTCAATAATTAATACATTCTCTTTCTGAATAGGAGAACCCAGCTTATAGAAAGTATTTGAAGCCACTTCTTCAGAACACACTATCAAAATTATGAAGACCATGATCTAAGCCAAGGACACAAGTTTCCTCCTGTTCTTTGCGCAGCAGCACATTTATACAGCATCAATAATGACTAATCAGAGATGATTAATCAGCTACTTACTTGCAGTTGCCACCGCATGAAACAAGATTCTTAACCAATCGTTTGCATTTAATCACGGGCAGAAGCCAAACAACTCTTGAGTGGTATCCACTATTGCATAGCAGGAATagccttatttttctcttttctaaccTGAAGTGTCCAGATAGCAGTAGAAAATAAGTCATTTGGCATTTCCTATTCTTCTTCCAAATATACTGTGCTCAATATAAAGAAAACCCTCAGCTGGTTACAACCATACAGCGGTTCCCCAAAACTAGCAAACTATCTTTGCTAAAAGGTTCAAGCAAGACAAAATTATGATCCTTAGTTTCTGGGAACAACTTGTTCTCTTAAATCACGTCTACTAGAAAATGCTCTTGTCTGGGCAATGAAAATAGTTCTTAGCTTGTTCAGCTGTGATGTATCTCTGGTTAATGAAGATTCAGACGCAGCTGAGGTCAACTCCAGTCTGTGCCACTTACCTTCCCATTAATAAAGCTTATCTTAACTGTCTTTCTATAAACCTTTGGCTCCAATAAAGCGTATTATTTGGAATACTGCTTCTCTAATTACTATACTTCATAATTACATAAAGGGCAGGCTGATTCCAGCCACTTGTTAATTTACCAGTAAATGAAGTGTTGCAAAGAACATATCTGAGTATTATCAATTATAACTGGACACCAGTTTAACACAGATAGTTCATATCACATGCAGATTTAGTAAACAACTGTCTTTCCTGAGCTTCCTCACTTcagcttgctttgttttttcctttaagtaaaataaacttttactGCCAGTTAGTATAAAAGTCAAAACCCCTACAATGTATGAAGAGGAGAGACAAAATATGACAGAAGAATACACTCCTGAGACAGGCCTCCTAACTgagagaaggagcaggaaaagctccaggctTCAAGAACCAGCTACTACGGTAGAAATCCAgactgcctctcagcatccccAAAGAACTGTGGTCCACACAGGCCAAAGAGCAAACCAATTACAGTAAGAAACTCGTGTGACAAGAATCTCACAGAACGCGATTCAACCAAAACAGACATCAACTCTCTTATTCCCAACAGCATTCAAGTCGGAGTACAACCAGAAATTCTATAAATAATTGACAAAGCAGCCAGGGTAATCAGAAATGCCtccatgaaaatgaataaaaacacagaGCGAGTGTGCCTTGGCTTGAATGGCACCAGAAACAGCACGCTATGGTTAGAACATGCATAAACAGTCATCAGATAAATTGAGGATGAACTGGGTAACGCTACTTCGTGGCTACAAGTATTTAGGCTGTTTATGTTTCCTCTGTCTCTATCCCTTTTTAACCAGGACAAATACTTGCCATCCTGTTAGTCAAAATGCATAATTGTCAATACACACAAGTTGCTTCTATAATGATAACAGTTGGATTAACTGATTaagataaaaaagaataaaaatgaacaaagtatGTCAGTAACAGGGGAGAACGGAGCCCTACTAGAGTGTCTGTACTCTCTCCAGCACTGAAAaagtttctgcattttgtttacGTATTAGAGTtctagaagacaaaaaaaaatacaaaatagtattctatatttcacatatttattAGCTTCTTGCTGGCAGGCATTACACTTGGGAATAATATTGCACCAggcattaaaaatatgaattctaCCACAGGGACATTTTGCATCCAGAAtccaatataaatatttctaatcaTATTTCCATGGCTACAGATAATATTTGGTTGTTTGATTTATATGCATAGAAAGAAACAGTTGTCATAACTGTAAGAAACTGTACTTATCAAGTACTTTTAAAGGGTGGGACCTGTTTTCCTAGAATATTACAATACTGTTTATTGATTTAGAAACTAAATTAGTCTACATGATAGCAGCTTTTCTCCAACTGCCTCTtaaattctgtttgtttcttaCTCCCAGTGGCATAGCATTAGAAGGATTAGAAACCATTTAAACAGAGGTAATTTTAGCACTTTAAATTGCATCAGAGAATTGTGTTAATGACACAAAATACCCTATTGTACTAATCCTTTGACTCCctctttcaaacagaaaaggtGTCTTGACTCAACAGGcacatgcatgtttttttctggacaGGACAAAGAGACAGAGCTGCTAGAGAACAAAACTCCCGCAGTCCTTAAAGATTAACAATAAAtagaagtataaaaaaaaaaaaagcccacattGTTTCTTTCATCAAAATTCAGACTCTCTCGGGTTTATTGTTCAATTAAATTGCTAACCACTGAAACAGCTCCTGTAGACTCAGAATCAGTCATCTGTTTTCCGTGCCAATCTACAAAAAGTCCAGTTATGCTCCACTGTGTTTTCATTGGCACGCTCGCTCATATGATGAACTCTCGTATTCCTGATCGTGAAGCCTTGCTTTGTGATGTACTCCATCAGATGGACTCGGAGCGACACTTCCTGGTGGTAATCACATGGCCCAAAAGTGAAGGAAACCTGGCAGTCCCTGGTGTCCATCATATGCTTATTCCACTTTGTAAAGTGGTTTGAAATGCCTTCCAGTAATGAGTGGACTTTTGTTGTGATAGTTAGTTGTGTGATGATTACAGCCACAGGGTTGGAGTACTTGGAAAGCTTCCGGGTGCTGGACAGCTCTACCACTTCCTCAAAGGTATCCACAGGATACAGCGGCTTGGGGTCATTAAGACACTGAATTAATGGTTCGATCTGATAGAAGTCTGCTTCTTTCCGAAGTAGATCAAACTCCTTGAAGTCCAGTGGCAAAGTCAGCTCTGAGGTCCTTAAAAAGTTAAGAACATAGCGGAAAAGTGGTCCATCTCTGTCAATAAAGTAATTGCCCTGAGAGTCCCTGGCAGTGGGGAAGTCTCCCCTGAACATGGCCCCAAGCATTGAGTCAGGATATCTCGTTAGAGTTGTGAGGGATGTTGTATACATGTGTCCACCCACATTTAGCGTGACTGGATCAGTCATCTAGAAAGAGAAATTGCAGAGTTTATTAAGCCACCTCAAGAGGATTCAATTATCCCACCAACACAAACGACAGATACTGTTTGAAAACTACAGACTCCGGAAGGAATCTCATTTCTTCTGTATAATGTCTTTAAGCAGCGTTCAAACCTGAACAAATCCAAGCCACCTAGCAACAAGGCACGACTGGCAACTAGACAGAGGAATACTTAGCATTCAGAAAGCACATTTC encodes:
- the KCTD6 gene encoding BTB/POZ domain-containing protein KCTD6 produces the protein MDNGDWGYMMTDPVTLNVGGHMYTTSLTTLTRYPDSMLGAMFRGDFPTARDSQGNYFIDRDGPLFRYVLNFLRTSELTLPLDFKEFDLLRKEADFYQIEPLIQCLNDPKPLYPVDTFEEVVELSSTRKLSKYSNPVAVIITQLTITTKVHSLLEGISNHFTKWNKHMMDTRDCQVSFTFGPCDYHQEVSLRVHLMEYITKQGFTIRNTRVHHMSERANENTVEHNWTFCRLARKTDD